The genomic stretch ctttttccgagattaaatcaattgcaatatagcacatgctaaagggcactccttagAAGGGCACGAgtaaactcctaaggcaatgtcctacttaactttcaataactaacttattaattataaaagctacgaggttgtcccaatgagaacatctggtcccttcggacCCCTGATACCgctgccgttttcagaacaaaattcCGTTCGATAAATattgtccgcaaaaaaaaaagaacaaaattgaaggaacaccatttcgttctttattttgttcattgcgcatcttcggagacgcgtctttccttcacccccaatgtgagagggcgaAATAGCACACTATCGCTGTTAGCGCGGCGCCTCGTTTCTAGACGTCTTAACTCTGCAGCCGGGCCTAAGGACAGTAAACACGCCAAACGCACTATCGTCGCTATATGGTTAAAGCAGACATAGCAATACCAAAACTGGCAGGTATCGCTCCCTATACCGGTAATCCTTCTGCAGGGACGGCGAGAGAGGTTACTGGACCCGGGGATGGGTAATACCCGGTCCGCTACCCTGTCCCCACACGTCCTTAGCCCTTCACGTCTCGATAACACAATCCGAGTAtttcttctttatatgattacGACATGCCTTGAGTCCCGTGGGCACCTCAAGTGGACCGGGCTCCAGGGCGCCATACCCGGGTGCGTGCCCCGCCCCATCCTCTCGCCAGCCCTGCTCCTCTGTCGACACTGTCGGTGGCGCTCGACAGGTGGCGTTGACTGAGCAATCTTTCTTTAGCTTGGACAATTAACAGGTTAACACTGCCCATGCAGGATTTATCTCCAGCTTATCTATTTCAAAGCATATGCTTACAACTATATAGAGGTTATTTAGTGGCTCTTACTTACAGTGAGGAGCACTGAAGAACTTTGGTTTCTCAGGGCATTTGCCATTGCATGTGCCGTCGGCGGCGCAGCCATTTGTACATCCATGATTGCGACTGCAACGGCGAGCTCCGACTGCGTGCAGGGCGTGTATAACTTCGTCCCTGTTGCCCACGCTTAACGAGGATGCCAAATGGCGCGGCGTTTCATTCTTCTCGTTTGTACAGTTGACGTCTGCACCAAACACTATCAGTGCCTGGACCACTGACACGTCGCcctgggggggaggggggagaaaTTTGTTTTGTAGTACGACAGTCAAAACAAAGCAGACAGAGATCCATAAGAAAACCTATAAGACCAAAACAGAAAAACGAGGGTTGGGGGATGCATATAATCGAGGTTTTCAGAGGCCTAGTTgatgcactttttttttgtcctccCTATAATTCCAGGTTTTCGTTATGGAGCTTTGCCAAAGGCTTGCTGGTTGTTTAACCATTGATTGATTAAATTCTTTATATTAATGAATTGTCAATTCGAGCAGAGGCATACTTATATAATATTCAACTTTTATTTTAGAGCATGCATGCAGTGCAATGCATGGGGCTCTTTATGTCGCTAGAAAGTTGAGTATGTCTCTGTTATGATATGGTATGGGTCAGTTGGGCCCATCAGTTTCACCAACGCCCGTTAacctttgaaccgagatcaacggtcccttaacttgaattcaGCAcataactctgcttcactaaaaggagttattgtcactgaaacatccATCCGTCACAAACTGAAGTTGGTAAAAAAGAACCGAATGTTAAGTTCGTGACCCCGACCTTGGTCACCTCGActcctttttgtttctttaatgatTGGTAGCAATTTCAACTGTCCGTACTTTTTGTTGTCGTTCAAAATATTTACTGACCTTTCTTCAGTTTTGCGAAGAGCTGCGATCGTAAATTTTGCAATTGTGAATTGCTACTTTTGCGGTGCAGCATTTTAATGAATTCCAGTGAAATACGGGTAACAATTGCAACATCAGTCTAAAACTTAATATGCATATATCACAAGCACAAAACAGTCAGTGGAAACATAATAGatctctaccagagaaacgtcataatgacgtgggtaaacagactgaaaccgaaacaaatcggaaggggagggctgggttccacgaacgggcacttgttcgctgcctcatatcgaaagaaaagtaggaccgaaggttgagcccctttcagggaccatcgtaattccctcaaaaccgtggctttcggacccgatgttgttcgcccctagcttcgagcgtagttcaactctaccaaattggtggcgctgtcgaacactatgacgtcatttgtttacaaacagggagaggtctacttCCACAGAATACGATTCAGGAGTACATTGGAAAGTGGGAAGGAAATCCAGTCACCTGGGGCAGGTAGAGTGAAGCAGGAgttgccaatatttcgaacagtttGTGAGtacagtacactctaaatattttcacacctttaaaggtgtaacaacgtgcatggcgcacgcctttttaggtgtaattttcgtaacatcataatggagcacggtttcgcacaaattttctttactcgagtgttgtctgtcctccaaaaattcagtcttgcaacatctcaacattgttcaacagtattgtagacacttgcgcgtgctcgattatcgatagcgatgcatatatgcattagctcgtacctatacgatatccaagacataatgaaagcaagatttgcactgacacttgatctttagtaatgctttccaaattttgtaaaatatcatcctggagatgcaatgttacgcaaccaggttgaatgttcatagcgcacacctttaaaggagtacagagggccatccaaaaaaatttcagattaagacatctgatgaaagtgtgtgtgtcattataccgaatagcgcgaaaggttttgatgtgtgcaatttatttcccagaaaaaaactcgcataaacgtAGCTctgcgccttcacccttaactcgccactccagctataacgaagatgaggaggtatgatgacacgtcaccgatgacggcataaggaggctcgttctggttcgccggtcagtgagggtcagcgccttgtctctttgccgccgtaaacctgttttgccagttttcccggagaattggggatagaaggagcggccgaagcattaccgagcaaggagaaaagcgttatcagaaccccgaacagccgagtagcagacgacagcggagtagcagacaacatttctctaggccaatcagcgagcgttctccttatagcgtcagcgcgaggttccaggcagatcacaggctggtactgctcttcaccaccgttgcgcacggtcgctttttgcggcatattttaaattcaatttctgcgataattatgactctgtggtgtaaattacttcgcatggtgcatcttactggcctacttaacagttttataggaagaaaactgggtgttaaaaatgacttctgtgctactttaaaggtgtgaaaaagtttacagtgtattgTACTACATAAGCAGCTTTGAGGATATTGCtagatatccaagacataaacAGTGCAGACCAGGTAAGAGCCTATTACCCGCACAGCTGCGTGCAAAGGCGTGTCTCCGTCCTTGCCAACTGCGTCGACGCTGGCTCCGTGGCTCAGGAGGCCGACGACGCAGGATAGTCTGCTTCTGGCCACCATGATGTGCAGTGCAGTGTTACCCTGGAAGTTCTTGGCATCCAGGCCACAGCCCAGCTCTATCATCGCCTCCAGGCACTGACGCAATTTGAACGTGGTTATGAGAGTCACTTCCTAGGATTGTAGAGGTCGTGAATGCAATACCTGCGTTGTCTTGGCCCAGTGCAGGGGTGTTCCCCCGTACTTCATGTCATCAACTTCGAAGTCGCACATGTGCTTTACGTGGTCTTTTTGTAGGCTGCAAAAAACACACAAGTGTCTTTCACCACTGTCTTCATAGAAACACCTGTAGCGTTATTGTCTTCATATAGTGGTTCCAAATTATGTAGTCTCCAGTTTACAGTGCTTTCAGTGATGACACTCCAAAAATGTaattttgagcaattttttttaGCATCAAAATGGGCATTTTGGAGAGCGTTGGAGCACAGAAATACATCTTTTGGTGCACTTTGGAACACGGAAATACGGCTTTTGGGGCACTTTAAAGCCCCCAAGCCAAATATCGAATTTTAGAGCATTTTGGTAGCGGTGTTATCAAACCTTTGCTTCGCTTCGCCTAATCTGAATCGTCGCCATTTCCGTTCCTGCAGGAAGATGTGGTAATAGACCTCTGCCCAAGAaaggtcaccgtgacgtaatcatcACGTTGGTAGACATTGTGAAACCGCAACAAACTGGATCAAAAGGGTTGCATCGTTTGGAAGGTCAATGTTGTAATCCTGCGCGGAATATGATTTATTGGCACGGCTTAGTTCGCGAATGCTTCGTAGAGAAATACCACCTGTACCGCGAGGGAGTACTCCTAAGTACTCCTGAGGCTCTTGAACATGAAACAGCGAGGTAGTCACCTACAGAAAGGGCTACGGGAAAGATAGGGCTACCGGTAGGCTAGAAGAGAACACGGCCATACaactacagtagaatctcgatggtATACGATCACGGGTGATACGAATTTCgagatgatacgaattcttatccggtcccggccggaatgcctacTCTTCTCATGTATTatgcctttacggatgatacgaacgatCGCCGAGGATGCGTCGTTCCCCGTGACGTGAGACGCGCGCGATCGTCATgctgctccttctttcgaaaaggaggaggaggaggaggggtgtcgttgggaggaacccgagaggtttgcctgcctgattaggcggcatgtttctcgggaagggaaaggtggtggagaggaggagaggaaagggtgaagtggaagaccgagcggaatccgctcggggggaggatagctgcgtccatgggccgacttcaggggaactgtgccggcatacgcctattacacatctgagggaaacccaggaaaaaccccagactgcacagccggcccgcggattcgaaccgcggacctcccagtctccaagcgcacgcgttaccgctgcgccaccggagctggcttctttcgaaaagggagggagATCCTCAGCATCGTCACCGCGAACTTCCTTACATCCTGTTGGACAATGCGGCTATATCCCttcggtggtggtggaggagatGTTTTTTCAccttttacccccccccccccctcgcaacaataaaccgcgaagctgtgtgacatcgcactggcgGAAAACAAGCTACCAGAACACGTGAAAGGAACACAGCAGGACAACTTCTGACAACATTTCGCGTCACCATttcgcaagttggcttcacctaacgcctgcgtgctttaggagaagctcgctttagatcactgtcgcgcgactcgcgggtggaaagcacgtgctgtgAGCACAAGTACAGGAGGACGAGAGAGGAGCAACAGGCATATATGGACGGTGATGTGGAATTCACACTTTCTGTGCGCTGATAGCGTTCGTATTTTCACTTTATGGTGCGCGTTATGCTTCAATAGGTGTCAGTACACTGGACATTTTTCACGTTCCGATAATTTTCGGGGGTGGGGGTGCGTTATGTATACGGTACCTTCGGACTAGCAGACGGAAAGTTTCACTCACAATGGCCTATTGTTTCCATCGAAGCTGTCGGAAGCAGAATTTAAGTCTGCTCCTTGTTTGAGCAGCTCTAGCACGCACTCTGGCTTGTTCGCACGACAGGCCAGCTGCAGTGGAGTGTGGCCCTCGTTGTTGACCTGGTTGATGGCTGCTGCGGGTGCAGGACGCGCAGAAAGGGCCTGCGGGCTGACGTGTCATCATACAATGTCCACAGACGATGTTCTCACCCATTTTACATTGATGATGTCCTTGTTGGTTACGGCAGCCTGGTGGTATACGGTGTCTCCATTCTGGTCCATCAAATCCAGAGGCACATCCGTAGCCATCAGCGCCTGCACAGCGGCCAACTTCTGAGCACACACGGCCACGTGCAACGGCGTCACACGGGTTTCTGGTGTCGCTTCGCCGATCAGCCTGTTAATCAGAAACGCTCCGATCAGAACATGGTGCCCagaaaactccaatcatcatcatcatcaccagaaATACACAAAATAAACTTTACACTTACTTTCGGACTCGATGCACCTTGGAATAGTCGGGGCTTTAAAACTGACGTGATTTCTGATAAGTGTAACTATTTGAGCTTGTTGGCAGTGATTCCTAATGTATAAGGAGCATGGCAAGCAggctgtcccagaaaacgtgattataataataataatttaaaaaaaactacgccacgtaGAATCACGTGGTCAACGGCATTCGTTCTTCCTATAAATGGAGGTCGCTTTTTTACACCACCAACGTGAAACGCGTGCCAAATTTACTAAAGTTGATGACAATTGACACGAATgctgaggagctatcccatcgtcaagaatagccgaacatcgtgcaTTTCGGAGCGGCCAGAAGCCTATAGAGCTTGACCACTTTTTGCGCACactcgctctcagtccgacgaaaggagctGGCTAAACACGGCCCGCACACAATTGCTCAATCCCTACAACACAAAGCAGAAACCGTGCTATACAGCTGATCTGAggcgccgagaagtttggggGTCGTTCCCTGATGTTCACTGAATGAACCGTTTCGTGGGGACGTCCCCCGGACAGTATTAGCACCTTGCATTGCGTACCAAGATATTGCGCGTTTAAGAGGCTGTCCAACGTTGATGTTTTCTGCTGGTTCGtgacgaaaacgacatatgtggtccaagtaaatcgcattttcattccaatatgacagtttttactgtaggtaacagaaacgaaaccgaaaccaggaTCCCCACCAAAAGGCGGCACAGTGGCGTCCCTATGGTCTCGCCCACGAGAGCACCTTAGGCTGTGCACTTGGTTTGCCCTCTTTCACACGCTGCCCCTTGCACTTTTTGGCAAACTGAAGACAGCTTCTGACAGTACTTTTGTTACGCAAAAAGAAACCGGAACTCACGGGAGCACCCTGGGGTTGTTGAAGCAGTCGATCAGTGCGAGGTGGGCTGCCACATGGGCCAGGTTCCAAGAAGGGTTGGCTCTTATGAGGTTTACCACCTCCTGGATCCGTTCCGTCTTGTAGACATCAGGTACACATTCAACCAACAGAGGAAGCTGGTCCTTCAGGAGGATGAAACTGTGTTGTGCTTCGATATAGTCTCTCGTCCGTAGTACACTGCACCGCATAATATACCGTTAGATTCCGGGGCATTCGAGTCTACAAATCGTGCGCATTATGTGGGGGGAAAGAAGGTACTCTCGGGGGTGCAACTCCCCTTGAAATCGTACCTTCaatagtgcatttgggagagagaaagCGAGAGCGAAACTTTCTCAATACGCCATGCTTTAGCACCAAAGTTAAAGGTTCGCTAATTATGGTATAAGAACACATTATAATTGTGTCGATACCTCATTATACATTGCCCTACAGGAGCCAGCACAATCCCCCCTATAAGTTACTTTTGTCGGTTGTACGACAAATTTAATCGGGTTTATACACATGAACAATGAGCATCGCTGACCAGTAATGTCCCCGGAAGTTCTCCTCTTGGGGGGTCTCGAGCTTCCAAGGGGGAATATATCAGAGTTGCGGGGTTGCCACTGCGGAGGTGGAATGATTCccgaatcattccagatttagcaaagcccggaatggaatcgaattgcggaaactgtcctaggaatgggaatggaatggtctgggggccctggtggcagttttggtttcaacgtgctggtttctgccctcgcacacTTTgcgcaccgcacctgcacacacATTGGCCGCATCCCTACCTATAGGCACACTTAGATGAGCGGGTGATATCGTTGTGCAACACAATTTCGTACGGGGCGGAGGCCGCCTCCGCGGTATCACCCATGGAACATCGGTAGAGGATCAGGGCATCCTCGCGAACCAAGATGTTGAACAGTGCATAGTCGTCGGGCTTCACCTTCAGAACCTGCAGATAAAAGAGCACAGCGACGAAATGGGGCTCCATATAGAAAAAGGGTTGCATAAGGTCGTACCTCGTCTGACGCCGGGTTCCTCTGCCCTCGCAGCAATTGCAGAAGGGGCATTGTCATATGCTCTGACGGATATAATGAAATACTTTTTAGGGCGAGCAGAAGTTTCATAGCAAAGAACTGAGTCACTCATACTATGAA from Ornithodoros turicata isolate Travis chromosome 4, ASM3712646v1, whole genome shotgun sequence encodes the following:
- the LOC135391945 gene encoding 85/88 kDa calcium-independent phospholipase A2-like, with translation MTMPLLQLLRGQRNPASDEVLKVKPDDYALFNILVREDALILYRCSMGDTAEAASAPYEIVLHNDITRSSKCAYSVLRTRDYIEAQHSFILLKDQLPLLVECVPDVYKTERIQEVVNLIRANPSWNLAHVAAHLALIDCFNNPRVLPLIGEATPETRVTPLHVAVCAQKLAAVQALMATDVPLDLMDQNGDTVYHQAAVTNKDIINALSARPAPAAAINQVNNEGHTPLQLACRANKPECVLELLKQGADLNSASDSFDGNNRPFLQKDHVKHMCDFEVDDMKYGGTPLHWAKTTQCLEAMIELGCGLDAKNFQGNTALHIMVARSRLSCVVGLLSHGASVDAVGKDGDTPLHAAVRGDVSVVQALIVFGADVNCTNEKNETPRHLASSLSVGNRDEVIHALHAVGARRCSRNHGCTNGCAADGTCNGKCPEKPKFFSAPHLYDDLLGKDVVESALRRLREDLQRKKRSGRVLCLDGGGIRGLILTRVLMCLETVLGCAIMDCFDWVAGTSTGGILALMLALGKTPQKCLQRYFALKDRVFIGIRPYDTDALEEFLRREMGENTVMTDIERPKLIVTALMADRHPAKLHLFRNYTSPKRMLGLEEDNSEIPAPAPPHPCEQPVWAAARASGAAPTYFRPFGRFLDGGLIANNPTLDTMREITAYNKALKATGQEDRVEPMQVVVSVGTGTVQPVEVSLTSMLHTENSLWGTAQMVFGLPGLIELMTDQATQANGCPVERAQAWCSAMNVPYFRINAPMSEDIDLDEKDDERLVRVLWETMVYMRTRRAELDELAELIRPR